One window of the Peptacetobacter hiranonis genome contains the following:
- a CDS encoding DHHW family protein: MKKNRYIIIPFLVIIVTFFVFNTISPDKEYSKVENRTLSKRPSLEKVGGENFSKEYEDYYNDQFVFRDFLIGVNTVTDYILNKTEVGNYYVVDNNWILGKFPNVFNEKRLNRYSNAINKLAKVGKSEGKDVYFAMTPHKTNVLKHIYPKYIETSSIDKNIKGFEDKLNKEVINYIEMDDYMMNKFSKKELESMYFKTDHHWNGKGAFEGFKRIIEEMDLDVSSENLKNIFDKYKEITVDSKKFKGSYNKNICMVVREKEYPDYFTIKENKNNNAEYFLNGETVKEEDVIATSRHEKEWDYGGAYSRGAQMNILKIKNDDAFSDKKILVIRDSMQGATTWLFRDFFKETELVDPRNITDIKKSYTEIIKESDADIVLFMFNSSGFDSMINEMIKKGI; the protein is encoded by the coding sequence ATGAAAAAGAATAGATACATAATAATTCCTTTTTTGGTTATAATAGTTACATTTTTTGTATTTAATACTATTTCTCCAGATAAAGAATACAGTAAAGTAGAGAATAGAACGTTGAGTAAAAGACCTAGCTTAGAAAAAGTAGGAGGAGAAAATTTTTCAAAAGAATATGAAGACTATTATAATGACCAATTTGTATTTAGAGATTTTTTAATAGGTGTAAATACAGTTACAGACTATATTCTAAACAAGACAGAGGTTGGGAATTACTATGTTGTAGATAATAACTGGATTTTGGGAAAATTTCCAAATGTATTTAATGAAAAGCGACTTAATAGATATTCAAATGCTATAAATAAATTGGCTAAGGTTGGAAAAAGTGAAGGTAAGGATGTTTATTTTGCTATGACACCGCACAAAACTAATGTACTTAAACATATTTATCCAAAGTACATAGAAACAAGCAGCATAGATAAGAATATTAAGGGATTTGAGGATAAACTTAATAAGGAAGTTATAAATTATATAGAGATGGATGATTATATGATGAACAAATTTAGTAAAAAAGAATTGGAAAGTATGTATTTTAAAACTGATCACCATTGGAATGGAAAAGGAGCATTTGAAGGATTTAAAAGAATTATAGAAGAGATGGATTTGGATGTAAGTTCAGAAAATTTAAAAAATATTTTTGATAAGTATAAAGAAATAACTGTGGATAGTAAAAAATTTAAGGGTAGTTATAACAAAAATATATGTATGGTTGTAAGAGAAAAGGAGTACCCAGATTATTTTACTATTAAAGAAAATAAAAATAACAATGCTGAATACTTTTTAAATGGAGAAACAGTTAAAGAAGAAGATGTAATCGCTACGAGTAGACATGAAAAAGAATGGGATTATGGAGGAGCATATTCTCGTGGAGCACAGATGAATATATTAAAAATAAAGAATGATGATGCATTTTCAGACAAAAAGATATTGGTGATTAGAGATTCTATGCAAGGAGCGACTACTTGGCTATTTAGAGATTTCTTTAAAGAAACAGAATTAGTTGATCCTAGAAATATAACAGATATCAAAAAAAGTTATACAGAGATTATAAAAGAGAGCGATGCAGATATAGTATTGTTTATGTTTAATAGTTCGGGATTTGATTCTATGATAAATGAAATGATAAAAAAAGGTATATAA
- a CDS encoding MBOAT family O-acyltransferase, protein MIFSTIVDYTHGMKVEENLNKGNRKKAFRYVISSAIINLSLLGFFKYADFIVSNVNIVFNTNIPLLHLPLPIGISFYTFQTMSYTIDIYRGDAKAQKSVIDFGTYVALFPQLVAGPIVRYQTVADQINQRIHSEEKFADGVNRFCIGLGKKVILSNQLAVVADGVFNAAIGNISVLESWLGIICYTLQIYFDFSGYSDMAIGLGKMFGFDFLENFNYPYISKSISEFWRRWHISLGSWFRDYVYIPLGGSRVSKLKIYRNIFIVWFLTGMWHGAEWTFVIWGLLYGLIIAMERAFLNEWLEKRSNAFRHIYVLSTVTLLFVIFRSLTIGDALDFYKVMFGLSNNPIVSNQLYIYIIDYWYVIIAAMILSTPVVKIAKEYINSKIDVNESKSLQILYGLSLSMCVLVSTIMLCSSTYNPFLYFRF, encoded by the coding sequence ATGATATTTTCAACAATTGTGGATTATACACATGGAATGAAAGTAGAAGAAAATTTAAATAAAGGAAATAGAAAAAAGGCATTTAGATATGTAATATCTTCGGCGATTATTAATTTAAGTTTGCTTGGATTTTTCAAATATGCGGATTTTATAGTATCTAATGTAAATATTGTATTCAACACAAATATTCCTTTACTTCATTTACCTCTTCCAATAGGAATATCTTTCTATACATTCCAGACAATGTCATACACAATAGATATTTACAGAGGAGATGCAAAGGCTCAAAAAAGTGTGATAGATTTTGGAACTTATGTTGCACTATTCCCTCAGCTTGTAGCAGGACCTATAGTACGCTATCAGACTGTAGCCGACCAAATAAATCAAAGAATTCACTCAGAAGAAAAATTTGCTGATGGTGTAAATAGATTTTGTATAGGTTTAGGAAAAAAAGTCATATTGTCTAATCAATTAGCTGTTGTGGCAGATGGAGTGTTTAATGCAGCTATTGGAAATATATCGGTATTGGAATCGTGGTTAGGAATAATCTGTTATACATTACAAATATATTTTGATTTTAGTGGATATTCAGATATGGCTATCGGTCTTGGGAAAATGTTTGGATTTGATTTTTTAGAGAACTTCAATTATCCATACATATCTAAAAGTATTTCAGAATTTTGGAGAAGATGGCATATATCTTTAGGAAGTTGGTTTAGAGATTATGTTTATATACCATTAGGTGGAAGTAGAGTATCAAAGTTAAAGATATATAGAAATATATTTATAGTTTGGTTCTTGACAGGAATGTGGCATGGAGCAGAATGGACATTTGTAATATGGGGACTTTTATATGGATTGATAATAGCAATGGAGAGAGCCTTTTTGAATGAATGGCTGGAAAAGAGGTCTAATGCTTTCAGACATATATACGTATTATCTACAGTAACATTATTGTTTGTAATATTTAGATCTTTAACAATTGGAGATGCACTAGACTTTTATAAAGTTATGTTTGGATTATCAAATAATCCAATAGTAAGTAATCAATTATACATATATATTATAGACTACTGGTATGTGATAATAGCAGCTATGATACTATCAACTCCAGTAGTAAAAATAGCAAAAGAATATATAAATTCAAAAATAGATGTAAATGAAAGTAAGAGTTTACAGATTTTATACGGGCTAAGTCTGAGTATGTGTGTATTAGTATCTACAATAATGCTTTGTAGTTCTACATACAATCCGTTTCTATATTTTAGATTTTAA
- a CDS encoding sensor histidine kinase, which translates to MEKIFREFIYIFSVVNVFFVFNTVVEYKRDAQISKKRNITVQLFMIAITYILVREIRIWEIYTGSGFIPYRKMIFRDFLVRFLSMGEIRGYMVVRWMFNIPFLILLVKVYKKEYNISCIKSAFLFVMTTKYLSLICDVVIPRILFIMWKKDSISSEMVTKLSLQEWNWFDFSVILIAFLVFLFMLGIVKIIKKLVNNNRVYVYGINILLMNVIILFVLEFLNVISIGKIGFIYGKLLTSERHLLQIQVLPDLIFLNLIMTIYLVIMIKKENDERAKQDLMNSKLKLQEEYYSSLEESQMQVRKLYHDMKNHLENISNLNQNSEESRQYIDELKEQLNNSNDVKSTGNAIVDIILNEKKKVCIKEGIDFETNVNSKELSFMKNADISNIFSNVLNNAIEACQKIENGEKYIKLEAYKIKRYYVIYCENSKTNKIKRAGSRFITEKKDDFVHGIGIRSIETSAKAYDGDVVIDYDDDKLMIKILIPLN; encoded by the coding sequence GTGGAAAAAATATTTAGAGAATTTATATATATCTTTAGTGTAGTTAATGTATTTTTCGTATTTAATACTGTAGTCGAGTACAAAAGAGATGCGCAAATATCTAAAAAAAGAAATATAACTGTGCAGCTTTTTATGATAGCTATTACATACATACTAGTAAGGGAAATCAGAATATGGGAAATATATACAGGAAGTGGATTTATACCGTATAGAAAAATGATATTTAGAGATTTCTTAGTAAGATTTCTTTCAATGGGTGAAATTAGGGGGTATATGGTAGTAAGGTGGATGTTCAACATACCATTTTTAATACTTTTAGTTAAAGTATATAAGAAAGAATACAATATAAGTTGCATAAAATCAGCATTTTTATTCGTAATGACTACAAAATACCTTTCACTAATATGCGATGTGGTAATTCCAAGAATACTATTTATAATGTGGAAAAAGGACTCTATTTCTTCAGAAATGGTTACAAAATTGAGTTTGCAAGAGTGGAATTGGTTTGATTTTTCTGTTATATTAATAGCTTTTCTTGTATTTTTATTTATGCTTGGAATTGTAAAGATTATAAAAAAACTGGTAAACAATAATAGAGTATATGTGTATGGGATAAATATACTATTGATGAACGTAATAATATTATTCGTTTTAGAGTTTTTAAACGTAATTTCTATAGGGAAGATAGGTTTTATATATGGAAAATTATTGACATCAGAAAGGCATCTACTACAAATACAGGTACTTCCAGATTTAATTTTCTTAAATCTAATAATGACCATATATCTAGTTATTATGATTAAAAAGGAAAATGATGAAAGAGCAAAGCAAGATTTGATGAATAGCAAACTAAAACTTCAAGAAGAATACTATTCTAGCCTTGAAGAATCTCAGATGCAGGTGAGAAAATTGTACCACGATATGAAAAATCATCTTGAAAATATAAGTAATCTCAATCAAAACAGCGAAGAATCAAGGCAGTATATAGATGAATTGAAGGAACAATTAAATAATAGCAACGATGTAAAAAGCACTGGAAATGCTATAGTAGATATAATTTTAAACGAAAAGAAAAAAGTTTGTATCAAAGAAGGTATAGATTTTGAAACCAATGTAAACTCTAAGGAATTGAGCTTTATGAAGAATGCAGATATATCTAACATTTTCTCAAATGTGTTAAACAATGCGATTGAAGCTTGTCAAAAGATTGAGAATGGAGAGAAATATATTAAACTTGAGGCGTATAAGATAAAACGGTACTATGTAATATACTGTGAAAACAGTAAAACAAATAAGATAAAAAGAGCAGGAAGTAGATTTATCACGGAGAAAAAGGACGACTTTGTCCATGGAATAGGAATTAGAAGTATTGAAACATCTGCAAAGGCTTATGATGGAGATGTTGTGATAGACTATGATGATGATAAACTTATGATAAAAATATTAATACCTTTAAACTAA
- a CDS encoding LytR/AlgR family response regulator transcription factor — translation MLTIGICDDEKEIREKIKNVVEKTMFDNDRDYRIKTFSSGEELLQENVGEIDILFLDILMGDINGMDTARKIRENDKNMEIIFITSLVDYISDGYEVRAYRYLLKPVDEDIVAKHLKSCIKDVEESKGKYLVVKSDDGIKKIYQRDILYIEVLNRKVIIHSEKGNSETRQTLSEIKNELDSNMFYHCQKSFIVNLDYINKIKGYTAVLDNGKDIPIGRTKYKDLKEKFFWRLGGGN, via the coding sequence ATGCTTACGATAGGAATTTGCGATGACGAAAAAGAAATAAGGGAAAAAATAAAAAATGTAGTTGAAAAGACTATGTTTGACAATGATAGAGATTATAGAATAAAGACATTTTCTTCTGGGGAAGAGTTATTACAAGAAAATGTTGGTGAAATAGATATACTGTTTTTGGATATACTTATGGGCGATATAAATGGAATGGATACTGCTAGAAAAATAAGAGAAAACGATAAAAATATGGAGATAATTTTTATCACATCTTTAGTTGATTATATATCTGATGGCTATGAAGTGAGAGCGTATAGGTATCTATTAAAGCCAGTGGATGAGGATATAGTAGCAAAGCATTTAAAATCGTGCATCAAAGATGTAGAGGAGAGCAAGGGAAAGTATTTAGTTGTAAAATCTGATGATGGGATTAAGAAAATATATCAGCGAGATATACTATACATTGAAGTTTTAAACAGAAAAGTAATCATACATTCAGAAAAGGGCAATAGCGAAACAAGACAGACACTATCTGAAATAAAAAATGAATTAGACTCAAATATGTTTTATCACTGTCAAAAGAGTTTCATTGTAAACCTTGATTATATAAATAAAATCAAAGGATATACAGCTGTTTTAGACAATGGTAAAGACATACCAATTGGAAGAACTAAGTACAAGGATCTCAAAGAAAAGTTCTTCTGGCGCTTAGGCGGTGGTAATTAG
- a CDS encoding EFR1 family ferrodoxin (N-terminal region resembles flavodoxins. C-terminal ferrodoxin region binds two 4Fe-4S clusters.) — MIVYFTGTGNSKYIAEKIEKITEDGIIDSTKYIKNNENPTLNSEKPFVFVCPTYGWRIPRVFDEFIRKSNFEGSKKAYFVMNCGSDIGNAEETISILCKEKGFEFMGIKEIIMPENYIAMFPVPSEEESKSIIQKANPIIEKAADEIKECKKFEERKLRAFDKVKSGFVNNIFYKKFVKADKFYVKDNCIGCGKCEELCMLNNIKLVDNKPVWGNNCTHCMACICNCPVEAIEYGKKSVGKRRYLCK, encoded by the coding sequence ATGATAGTATACTTTACAGGTACTGGAAATAGCAAATACATAGCAGAAAAAATAGAAAAAATAACAGAAGATGGAATAATAGATTCTACAAAATACATAAAAAACAACGAAAATCCCACTCTTAACTCAGAAAAACCATTTGTATTTGTCTGTCCAACTTATGGCTGGAGAATTCCGAGAGTATTTGATGAATTTATAAGAAAATCAAACTTTGAAGGAAGTAAAAAAGCATACTTTGTTATGAACTGTGGAAGCGATATAGGAAATGCAGAAGAAACAATATCAATATTATGTAAAGAAAAAGGTTTTGAATTTATGGGTATCAAAGAAATTATAATGCCTGAAAACTATATAGCGATGTTTCCAGTTCCAAGCGAAGAAGAATCAAAATCAATAATACAAAAAGCTAATCCTATTATAGAAAAAGCAGCCGATGAGATAAAAGAATGTAAGAAATTTGAAGAAAGAAAGCTAAGAGCATTTGACAAGGTAAAGAGCGGATTTGTAAATAATATATTTTACAAAAAATTTGTAAAGGCAGATAAATTCTACGTTAAGGATAATTGTATAGGTTGTGGAAAATGCGAGGAACTTTGTATGCTAAACAATATAAAATTAGTGGATAATAAGCCAGTTTGGGGAAATAATTGCACACATTGTATGGCTTGTATCTGCAATTGTCCTGTTGAAGCTATCGAATACGGAAAGAAAAGCGTAGGAAAGAGAAGATACCTTTGCAAATAG
- a CDS encoding dihydroorotase, protein MILIKNGRLVNPATNTDEVMDVAIENGKILKVEKGIEENGFEKVIDAAGKIVAPGLIDVHVHFRDPGFEHKEDLLTGSASAAKGGFTTVVCMANTKPVVDSVEVLNYVQNKAELVPINIVQAAAITKGFLGKELVDMKTLKEAGALGFTDDGLPINDTALVMKAMEMAKELDVPLSFHEEDPSLIGNPGVNAGEVAKELGLVGAPNVAEDVMVARDCMMAMKTGAKVDIQHISSGNSVDMVRFAKQHGARVYAEASPHHFTLTEDAVREHKTFAKMNPPLRTAWDRDKIIEGLKDNTIEIIATDHAPHTTEEKTGEFQNCPSGIIGLETSLALGIMSLVNAGHLTYLQLMEKMSVKPAELYNLDTANIAEGKPADIVIFDPNEKWIAGDYASKAENTPFTGMEMTGKVKYTICNGRIAYEDK, encoded by the coding sequence ATGATACTTATAAAAAATGGTAGACTTGTAAACCCAGCGACAAACACAGATGAAGTAATGGATGTCGCAATAGAAAATGGAAAAATATTAAAAGTAGAAAAAGGAATTGAAGAGAATGGATTTGAAAAAGTAATCGATGCAGCTGGTAAAATAGTTGCTCCAGGACTTATAGATGTTCACGTTCACTTTAGAGATCCAGGATTTGAGCATAAAGAAGACTTATTAACAGGTTCTGCATCAGCAGCAAAAGGTGGATTTACTACAGTTGTATGTATGGCAAATACTAAACCTGTTGTAGATAGCGTTGAAGTATTAAACTATGTGCAGAACAAAGCAGAATTAGTTCCAATAAACATAGTTCAGGCTGCTGCAATAACAAAAGGATTTTTAGGAAAAGAATTAGTAGATATGAAAACTCTTAAAGAAGCTGGAGCATTAGGATTCACAGACGATGGACTTCCAATAAACGACACAGCTCTTGTAATGAAAGCTATGGAAATGGCAAAAGAATTAGATGTGCCACTAAGCTTCCACGAAGAAGATCCTTCATTAATAGGAAACCCTGGTGTAAACGCAGGAGAAGTTGCAAAAGAGTTAGGTCTTGTAGGTGCTCCAAACGTAGCAGAAGATGTAATGGTTGCAAGAGATTGTATGATGGCTATGAAAACAGGAGCTAAAGTTGATATACAGCATATAAGCTCAGGAAATTCTGTTGATATGGTTAGATTTGCAAAACAGCATGGTGCAAGAGTGTACGCTGAAGCATCTCCACACCACTTTACATTGACAGAAGATGCTGTTAGAGAGCACAAAACATTTGCAAAAATGAACCCACCTCTAAGAACAGCTTGGGATAGAGATAAAATAATAGAAGGTTTAAAAGACAACACAATAGAAATAATAGCGACAGACCACGCACCTCACACAACTGAGGAAAAAACTGGCGAATTCCAGAATTGCCCAAGTGGAATAATAGGATTAGAAACTTCTTTAGCATTAGGAATAATGTCTTTAGTAAATGCAGGACATCTTACATACCTTCAGTTAATGGAAAAAATGTCTGTAAAACCAGCTGAATTATACAACTTAGATACTGCAAATATAGCAGAAGGAAAACCAGCAGATATAGTAATATTTGATCCTAATGAAAAATGGATAGCAGGTGACTACGCTTCAAAAGCAGAAAACACTCCATTTACAGGAATGGAAATGACAGGTAAAGTAAAATACACTATCTGCAACGGAAGAATAGCTTACGAAGATAAATAA
- a CDS encoding YjiH family protein — translation MSNNTNEKSITAAGFFKFFIPSLFGMILFIIPLPYGSMFPIEGLSSVNIGIGFLAELIKILLADYMNYIALVVIIASAIFSIMSKFIKVKNDFLRTVLEVSPFWLTFRILGAIFIFMTIFKVGPEFIHSDVTGGTMIGVLPSLLAIFLVSGFLLPLVVDFGLMDLFGTLISKFMYKLFKVPGRSAIDAISSWLGDGTLGIMITDTQYKQGFYTAKEASIIAVCFSLVSLPFSTVIADQLGFMDIFVPFYGTVCLASLACALIMPRIYPLSKFEDTTYMGVEHLKEEVIPKGENVFAFGLKKAVERAETSPSFGDIILNGCKTVIDMYFGLLPLVMAWGTLALIVAEYTPFFTIISYPIVFILKLLAIPNAVEAAPAVLVGFTDMFLPSIMVSVDGIAEVTKFIIGVLSISQLIYLTETGAVVLKSDIPLNLKDLLVVFLVRTAISLPIITLVAKFVIFA, via the coding sequence TTGAGTAATAACACGAATGAAAAATCCATAACAGCTGCTGGATTTTTCAAATTCTTTATTCCGTCGCTATTTGGTATGATTCTTTTCATAATACCACTGCCATACGGAAGCATGTTCCCTATTGAAGGTCTTTCATCGGTAAATATAGGGATAGGTTTTTTAGCTGAACTTATAAAAATTTTACTTGCCGATTATATGAACTACATCGCACTTGTAGTAATCATAGCATCTGCTATTTTCTCAATTATGAGTAAATTTATAAAAGTTAAAAATGATTTTTTAAGAACTGTTCTTGAAGTTTCACCATTTTGGTTAACATTTAGAATACTTGGTGCAATATTTATATTTATGACTATATTTAAGGTAGGTCCAGAATTTATACATTCTGATGTGACAGGGGGCACTATGATAGGTGTGCTTCCAAGCTTACTTGCTATATTCTTAGTATCAGGTTTCCTACTTCCTTTAGTTGTTGACTTTGGGTTAATGGATTTATTTGGTACTTTAATATCTAAGTTTATGTATAAGCTATTTAAAGTTCCTGGAAGATCTGCAATAGATGCGATATCTTCTTGGCTTGGAGATGGTACTCTTGGAATTATGATAACTGATACTCAGTACAAACAGGGATTCTACACTGCTAAAGAAGCGTCAATAATAGCAGTTTGTTTCTCACTAGTTTCACTTCCATTCTCTACAGTAATAGCTGACCAGCTTGGATTTATGGATATATTTGTTCCATTCTACGGTACTGTTTGTTTAGCTTCATTAGCTTGTGCACTTATAATGCCTAGAATATATCCTCTTAGCAAGTTTGAAGATACTACTTATATGGGTGTTGAACATCTTAAAGAAGAAGTTATACCTAAAGGAGAAAATGTGTTTGCATTTGGACTTAAAAAAGCAGTTGAAAGAGCTGAAACTTCTCCTTCTTTTGGAGATATTATACTAAACGGATGCAAAACTGTTATAGATATGTACTTTGGATTACTTCCACTTGTTATGGCTTGGGGTACTCTAGCACTTATCGTTGCTGAATACACTCCTTTCTTTACAATAATATCTTATCCAATAGTATTTATACTTAAATTACTTGCTATACCAAATGCAGTAGAAGCTGCTCCAGCAGTTTTAGTAGGATTTACAGACATGTTCCTACCTTCTATAATGGTGTCAGTTGATGGAATAGCTGAGGTTACTAAGTTTATAATCGGTGTTTTATCAATATCTCAGTTAATATATTTAACAGAAACAGGTGCTGTTGTTCTTAAATCGGATATACCACTAAATCTAAAGGATTTACTTGTAGTTTTCTTAGTTAGAACAGCGATAAGTTTACCTATAATAACATTAGTAGCGAAATTTGTAATCTTCGCATAA
- the pyrE gene encoding orotate phosphoribosyltransferase — MEAYKEQFIDFMVESKVLKFGEFTLKSGRKSPFFMNAGAYVTGSQLKRLGEYYAKAIHDKYGDDFDVLFGPAYKGIPLGVVTAIAYSELYGKEVRYCSDRKEVKDHGADKGGFLGSELQDGDRVIMIEDVTTSGKSMEETVPKVRGAANVEIVGLMVSLDRMEIGKGGVKCALDEVKELYGFDTNAIVTMAEVVEYLYNKPCNGEIVINDEIKAAIDEYYKQYGAKK, encoded by the coding sequence ATGGAAGCATATAAAGAACAATTTATAGACTTTATGGTTGAAAGCAAAGTATTAAAATTTGGAGAATTTACATTAAAGAGTGGAAGAAAATCACCATTCTTCATGAATGCTGGTGCTTATGTAACAGGTTCACAGTTAAAAAGACTTGGAGAATACTATGCTAAAGCTATACATGATAAATATGGAGATGATTTCGATGTGCTGTTCGGACCAGCTTACAAAGGTATACCACTAGGTGTAGTAACAGCAATTGCATATAGTGAATTATACGGAAAAGAAGTACGTTATTGCTCAGATAGAAAAGAAGTTAAAGATCATGGTGCTGACAAAGGTGGATTCCTTGGAAGCGAACTTCAGGATGGCGATAGAGTAATAATGATAGAAGACGTAACTACATCTGGAAAATCTATGGAAGAAACAGTTCCAAAAGTAAGAGGTGCAGCAAACGTTGAAATAGTAGGACTTATGGTATCTCTAGACCGTATGGAAATAGGAAAAGGCGGAGTAAAATGCGCTTTAGATGAAGTAAAAGAATTATACGGATTCGATACAAATGCTATAGTAACAATGGCAGAAGTTGTAGAATACTTATACAACAAACCATGCAACGGTGAAATAGTAATAAACGACGAAATAAAAGCTGCTATAGACGAATACTACAAACAGTATGGAGCAAAAAAATAA
- a CDS encoding alanyl-tRNA editing protein: MEKLYYTDRYKTEFDAKVVDVIEREGKYLVELDQTAFFPGGGGQFCDKGTLNGIEVVDMLEENGKVYHIIEENLSENQVKGAIDWDRREDGMHQHFGQHVLSGCFFTKYNRNTCGFHLGEDISTVDIEGEFTDEMLLEVEKMANDVIRQNIHVDIFVPSKDELEDTWTRRKLPDTAEEIRIVRIGDLDTNACCGCHPEYTGELKLLKIKRTEKCRNATRVEFLAGKRAVDYVLKRDAVMTSLCKHLSCNEENIEKCVKNIEEKCDEIIHQKNMLEDELLDYRIKELVEKAELVDDIKLIKAVFKDKDSRYLNKMVKKITENEKMAVMFLNEVSNRINVVFAYTEDIDGPSMSDILRSNISIIEGKGGGSRYSAQGGGVNNGKSDEFIEKSCKMFLAHFE; the protein is encoded by the coding sequence ATGGAAAAATTATACTACACAGATAGATATAAAACAGAATTCGATGCAAAAGTTGTCGATGTAATAGAAAGAGAAGGAAAATACCTAGTAGAATTAGATCAGACTGCATTTTTCCCAGGTGGTGGCGGACAGTTTTGTGATAAGGGTACGTTAAACGGAATAGAAGTTGTAGATATGCTTGAGGAAAATGGAAAGGTCTATCATATAATAGAAGAAAATTTATCTGAAAATCAGGTAAAAGGAGCTATAGACTGGGATAGAAGAGAAGATGGAATGCACCAGCATTTTGGGCAGCATGTACTTTCTGGATGCTTCTTTACAAAATACAATAGAAACACTTGTGGATTCCATTTAGGTGAGGATATAAGCACAGTTGATATAGAGGGTGAGTTTACGGATGAGATGCTTTTAGAAGTTGAAAAAATGGCAAATGATGTAATTCGCCAAAATATACACGTCGATATATTTGTGCCTTCAAAAGACGAATTAGAGGATACATGGACTAGAAGAAAGCTTCCAGATACAGCTGAGGAGATAAGAATTGTTAGAATAGGTGATTTAGATACGAATGCTTGTTGTGGATGCCACCCAGAATACACAGGAGAACTAAAACTTTTAAAAATAAAAAGAACAGAAAAATGTAGAAATGCTACAAGAGTAGAGTTCTTGGCTGGAAAAAGAGCAGTTGACTATGTATTAAAAAGAGATGCTGTTATGACAAGTCTTTGTAAGCATCTTAGCTGCAATGAAGAAAATATAGAAAAATGCGTTAAAAATATTGAAGAAAAATGCGATGAAATTATACATCAGAAAAATATGCTAGAAGATGAGTTATTGGATTATAGAATTAAAGAATTAGTTGAAAAAGCTGAGCTTGTAGACGATATAAAACTTATAAAGGCTGTATTTAAAGATAAAGACAGTAGATATTTAAACAAAATGGTTAAGAAAATTACAGAAAATGAAAAAATGGCTGTTATGTTTTTAAATGAAGTTTCAAATAGGATAAATGTTGTATTTGCATACACTGAAGATATAGACGGACCTAGTATGTCAGATATATTAAGAAGTAATATCTCCATTATAGAAGGAAAAGGTGGAGGAAGTAGATACTCAGCACAGGGTGGTGGAGTAAACAACGGCAAATCAGATGAATTTATCGAAAAATCTTGTAAGATGTTTTTAGCTCATTTTGAGTAG